The following are encoded together in the Ralstonia insidiosa genome:
- a CDS encoding alpha/beta fold hydrolase: MTTPLSIDAATAAADAALFPGFRPFRQAVNGVEIAGVIGGSGPPLLLLHGHPQSHVIWHKVAQELARDYTVVATDLRGYGASSKPAGSARHAEYSKRVMAQDQVEVMRALGFGRFRLCAHDRGARVAHRLCVDHPVHVERAMLLDIAPTLAMYEQTDMAFASAYWHWFFLIQPSPFPETLINATPDFYISKLMGLRHAGLEPFAPEAMATYAAAMREPACVHAMCEDYRAAATIDLEHDRADRDAGKRVSVPLRVLWGENGVIQRCFKPLELWSAVAKDVSGGTVPCGHYVPEEAPEVLLAEMRAFFA; encoded by the coding sequence ATGACCACGCCGCTTTCCATCGACGCCGCCACCGCCGCCGCAGATGCCGCGCTGTTTCCTGGCTTTCGCCCGTTCCGCCAGGCAGTCAACGGGGTGGAGATTGCCGGGGTGATTGGTGGCAGCGGGCCGCCGTTGCTGTTGCTGCACGGTCATCCGCAAAGCCATGTGATCTGGCACAAGGTGGCGCAGGAGCTGGCGCGCGACTACACCGTTGTTGCCACCGATTTGCGCGGCTATGGCGCATCGTCCAAACCGGCCGGCAGCGCCAGGCACGCGGAATACAGCAAGCGTGTGATGGCGCAGGACCAGGTGGAGGTGATGCGCGCACTCGGCTTTGGCCGCTTCCGGCTCTGCGCGCACGATCGCGGCGCCCGGGTGGCGCATCGGCTGTGTGTCGATCACCCCGTGCACGTGGAACGCGCCATGCTGCTCGACATCGCCCCCACGCTGGCGATGTATGAGCAGACGGACATGGCCTTCGCCTCGGCGTACTGGCACTGGTTCTTCCTGATCCAGCCCTCGCCGTTTCCCGAGACGCTCATCAACGCCACGCCGGATTTCTACATCAGCAAGCTGATGGGCCTGCGCCACGCCGGGCTCGAACCGTTCGCCCCGGAAGCGATGGCCACCTACGCCGCCGCCATGCGCGAGCCCGCCTGTGTGCACGCCATGTGCGAGGACTACCGCGCCGCCGCCACCATCGACCTCGAACACGATCGCGCCGACCGCGACGCCGGCAAGCGTGTGAGCGTGCCGCTGCGGGTGCTGTGGGGTGAGAACGGCGTGATCCAGCGGTGCTTCAAGCCGCTGGAACTGTGGAGCGCGGTGGCCAAGGATGTGAGCGGCGGCACGGTGCCGTGTGGGCACTATGTGCCGGAGGAAGCGCCGGAGGTGTTGTTGGCGGAGATGCGGGCGTTCTTTGCTTGA
- a CDS encoding AAA family ATPase: protein MAAGVAIINPDTFLETPSGRVWTPERSKAAWDRCFQVLEDHLRESTPSGPHRLLIVCGLQGAGKSHWIRQNAQRYAPCICFDAALPGIRHRRPILELASRYSAEAMAVWIDTPLSVALTRNALRAPDKRVPEDSVRSVAALFEPPSAEEGYSNVLRLDGSTPAFHPVPQH from the coding sequence ATGGCAGCGGGCGTCGCGATCATCAATCCCGATACGTTTTTGGAGACGCCTTCGGGCCGCGTGTGGACGCCCGAGCGCAGCAAGGCGGCGTGGGATCGCTGCTTTCAGGTGCTGGAAGACCACTTGCGAGAATCCACGCCGAGTGGACCACACCGGCTGCTGATCGTTTGTGGATTGCAAGGGGCTGGCAAATCGCACTGGATTCGCCAGAATGCGCAGCGTTATGCGCCGTGCATTTGCTTCGATGCCGCGCTTCCCGGCATTCGGCATCGGCGTCCGATTTTGGAATTGGCGAGTCGATACAGTGCCGAGGCGATGGCTGTGTGGATCGATACGCCGCTCAGCGTGGCACTCACAAGAAACGCTTTGCGCGCGCCAGACAAACGCGTGCCGGAAGACAGCGTCAGGAGCGTTGCTGCTCTCTTTGAGCCGCCATCGGCTGAAGAGGGCTATAGCAACGTTCTGCGGTTGGACGGGTCAACGCCAGCGTTTCACCCCGTCCCTCAGCATTGA
- a CDS encoding Fe2+-dependent dioxygenase, which yields MLLKIPAVLTKDQVAHCRATIDAAEWVDGKVTAGAQSGQVKHNMQLPESSPAAREVGTFIQDALAANTLFFSAALPLKVFPPLFNRYAGGQTFGNHVDNAVRHLRGTDFRIRSDLSCTLFLTEPEDYDGGELIIDDTFGEHRVKLAAGDMVLYPSSSLHRVTPVTRGARVCSFFWLQSMVRSDAHRALLFQMDTELQRLMGLLGQEDSSVIALTGTYHNLLREWADA from the coding sequence ATGCTGTTGAAGATTCCCGCCGTCCTCACCAAAGACCAAGTCGCACACTGCCGCGCCACCATCGACGCTGCGGAATGGGTGGACGGCAAGGTCACCGCCGGCGCGCAATCCGGGCAGGTGAAGCACAACATGCAGCTGCCCGAAAGCTCGCCCGCTGCGCGCGAAGTCGGCACCTTCATCCAGGATGCGCTGGCGGCCAACACGCTGTTCTTCTCAGCCGCGCTGCCGCTCAAGGTGTTCCCACCGCTGTTCAATCGCTATGCCGGCGGGCAGACCTTCGGCAACCACGTCGACAACGCCGTGCGCCATCTGCGCGGTACCGACTTCCGCATCCGCAGCGACCTCTCCTGCACGCTGTTCCTGACCGAGCCCGAAGACTACGACGGTGGTGAACTCATCATCGACGACACCTTTGGCGAGCACCGCGTCAAGCTCGCGGCGGGCGACATGGTGCTCTACCCGAGCAGCAGCTTGCACCGCGTCACGCCCGTCACGCGCGGCGCACGGGTGTGTTCGTTCTTCTGGCTGCAAAGCATGGTGCGCAGTGATGCGCATCGCGCGCTGCTGTTCCAGATGGATACCGAACTGCAGCGGTTGATGGGGCTGCTGGGGCAGGAGGATTCGTCCGTCATTGCGCTGACGGGGACGTATCACAACCTGTTGCGGGAATGGGCCGACGCGTAA
- a CDS encoding tetratricopeptide repeat protein, with amino-acid sequence MAALAATAAADAAAVDAIHVVLTGPADRAADWLAGAARRGHTEAQTILGQWLLDGHGVERNHAEALFWFKTAAVSGHAMAANMLGRCYEHGWGAPACDKTAAHWYARAADAGLDWGQYNYATSLQLGRGVPQDRAQAFAFFQAAAAQGHAKSINVVGGFYEDGWEVEADLGMALYCYLRAAEGGDFRGQFNAARLFALADRADEALTWMRAVPRSATPAFLAKAHDFLAGHPDARLRTLAGTLESESPCC; translated from the coding sequence ATGGCGGCGCTTGCTGCAACCGCCGCAGCCGATGCTGCGGCGGTGGATGCCATTCACGTCGTGCTGACCGGCCCGGCCGATCGCGCGGCGGACTGGCTTGCCGGCGCCGCTCGTCGTGGTCATACCGAAGCCCAGACCATCCTTGGTCAATGGCTGCTCGATGGCCACGGTGTCGAACGCAATCACGCCGAAGCCCTCTTCTGGTTCAAGACCGCCGCGGTGTCCGGCCACGCCATGGCCGCCAACATGCTCGGCCGCTGCTACGAGCACGGCTGGGGCGCGCCCGCCTGCGACAAGACCGCAGCACACTGGTATGCCCGCGCGGCAGATGCCGGCCTCGACTGGGGCCAGTACAACTACGCCACCAGCCTGCAGCTCGGGCGCGGTGTGCCGCAGGATCGCGCGCAAGCCTTCGCTTTCTTCCAGGCAGCCGCTGCGCAAGGGCACGCCAAGTCGATCAATGTGGTCGGCGGTTTCTATGAAGACGGCTGGGAAGTCGAGGCCGACCTGGGGATGGCCCTGTACTGCTACCTGCGTGCGGCTGAGGGTGGCGACTTCCGTGGCCAGTTCAACGCGGCACGACTCTTCGCGCTCGCCGACCGCGCCGACGAAGCCCTCACGTGGATGCGAGCCGTACCGCGCAGCGCGACGCCCGCCTTCCTCGCCAAGGCGCATGACTTTCTGGCCGGCCACCCCGACGCGCGCCTGCGCACGTTGGCCGGCACACTCGAATCCGAATCGCCATGCTGTTGA
- a CDS encoding TonB-dependent receptor yields the protein MQAAQTERKRAEQSVVGYLTGAMSFAVAATPAVAETKKDSVTATLPTHTVTGSSGFKTDEASGGKFTAPLLDTPKSVTVIPAEVLQDTGSVTLTEALRTVPGIAFGAGEGGNPVGDRPFIRGYDAQASTFLDGLRDIGAQSREMFNVESVEVIKGPSGAYEGRGSAGGAINIVSKAPKLEHFTEGTVSVGNAAYKRATADGNYQIGEHAAFRLNAMYHDAGTPGRDVTSFSRWGIAPSIAFGLGTPTRATLSYYHLQSNDTPDTGIPYNNGTFNRRTDGRPQLFAPGDGSPVDVGRNTYYGLGRDFRRDRVDMGTLSLEHDVSSALKLRNTTRIARTSQDYVWTQPDDSQGNIYYGMVWRRANTRYSVANTVANQTEATGKFETGGFKHSYAAGLEFSREHSSNDTYNVPTGSNRCPNGIGAAGGYNCTSLFNPNPNDPWTGNITLANNPAETTVRTQSAYVFDTIELSPRWQINGGLRYDRYSASATTSANAQGVRSSFSRDDNLLNYQLGLVFKPAQNGSIYVAYGTSSTPSGSVAGQGADGSALTPDRSGNRGDVLAPEKNRAYELGTKWNVLDNKLALTAAIFRIETTNARIVLQDGTAAMAGNKRVDGFELGWSGALTNKWQVFGGYTYLKSELRNNGGSGSAFGATNGTEFPNTPKSSFSLWTTYQPMPKFTLGGGAYYVSKVWGSANPANPKWVPAYWRFDAMASYRIDKHMNLQLNVQNLFDKKYYNQAYASHYASLAPGRAAILTLGIRY from the coding sequence ATGCAAGCAGCACAGACGGAACGCAAGCGCGCCGAACAGTCGGTGGTGGGATACCTGACAGGGGCCATGAGCTTTGCCGTGGCGGCCACACCGGCCGTGGCGGAAACCAAGAAGGATTCGGTAACGGCCACCCTGCCGACCCACACGGTCACGGGCAGCAGTGGCTTCAAGACCGACGAAGCCTCGGGCGGCAAATTCACCGCACCGCTGCTCGACACGCCCAAGTCCGTCACGGTGATCCCGGCTGAGGTGCTGCAGGACACCGGCTCCGTCACGCTTACCGAAGCGCTGCGCACGGTACCCGGCATTGCGTTTGGCGCGGGCGAAGGCGGCAACCCGGTGGGCGACCGCCCGTTCATCCGCGGCTACGACGCACAGGCCAGCACGTTCCTCGACGGGCTGCGCGATATCGGTGCGCAATCGCGCGAGATGTTCAACGTGGAATCGGTGGAGGTCATCAAGGGGCCGTCGGGCGCGTATGAAGGGCGCGGCTCGGCCGGCGGGGCAATCAACATCGTCTCGAAGGCGCCCAAGCTGGAGCACTTCACGGAAGGCACGGTGTCGGTCGGCAACGCCGCGTACAAGCGCGCCACGGCCGACGGCAACTACCAGATCGGCGAACACGCCGCTTTCCGCCTGAACGCGATGTATCACGACGCAGGCACACCGGGCCGCGATGTGACGAGCTTCAGCCGCTGGGGCATCGCGCCGTCCATCGCCTTCGGGCTGGGCACGCCCACGCGCGCGACGCTGTCGTACTACCACCTGCAATCGAACGACACGCCGGACACGGGCATCCCCTACAACAACGGCACGTTCAACCGCCGCACCGATGGCCGCCCGCAGTTGTTCGCGCCGGGCGACGGCTCGCCGGTGGATGTCGGCCGCAATACCTACTACGGCCTGGGCCGCGACTTCCGCCGTGATCGCGTCGACATGGGCACGCTTTCGCTGGAGCACGATGTGTCGAGCGCGCTGAAGCTGCGCAACACCACGCGCATCGCACGCACCAGTCAGGACTATGTCTGGACGCAGCCCGACGACAGCCAGGGCAACATCTACTACGGCATGGTCTGGCGCCGCGCCAACACGCGCTACTCGGTGGCCAACACCGTCGCCAACCAGACGGAAGCGACCGGCAAGTTCGAGACCGGCGGCTTCAAACACAGCTACGCGGCAGGCCTGGAGTTCTCGCGCGAGCACAGCAGCAACGACACGTACAACGTCCCCACCGGTAGCAACCGCTGCCCGAACGGCATCGGCGCGGCCGGCGGCTACAACTGCACGAGCCTGTTCAACCCGAACCCGAACGACCCATGGACGGGCAACATCACGCTGGCCAACAACCCGGCCGAGACCACGGTGCGCACGCAATCGGCGTACGTGTTCGACACCATCGAGCTGTCGCCGCGCTGGCAGATCAACGGCGGCCTGCGCTATGACCGCTACTCGGCATCGGCCACCACGTCGGCCAATGCGCAAGGCGTGCGATCCAGCTTCTCGCGTGACGACAACCTGCTGAACTACCAGCTCGGTCTGGTCTTCAAACCCGCGCAGAACGGCAGCATCTACGTGGCGTATGGCACGTCGTCCACGCCGTCGGGCTCCGTGGCCGGCCAGGGTGCCGATGGCAGCGCACTCACGCCGGATCGCTCGGGCAATCGCGGCGACGTACTCGCCCCCGAGAAGAACCGCGCCTACGAACTCGGCACCAAGTGGAACGTGCTGGACAACAAGCTGGCGCTCACCGCTGCCATCTTCCGCATCGAAACCACCAACGCACGCATCGTGCTGCAGGACGGCACCGCCGCCATGGCCGGCAACAAGCGCGTGGACGGCTTCGAGCTGGGCTGGTCGGGCGCACTCACCAACAAGTGGCAAGTGTTTGGCGGCTACACGTACCTGAAGAGCGAGCTGCGCAACAACGGCGGTTCGGGCTCGGCCTTTGGTGCGACCAATGGCACGGAATTCCCCAACACGCCCAAGAGCAGCTTCAGCCTGTGGACCACCTACCAGCCGATGCCGAAGTTCACGCTGGGCGGCGGCGCGTACTACGTGTCGAAGGTCTGGGGCAGCGCCAACCCTGCCAACCCGAAGTGGGTGCCGGCCTACTGGCGCTTCGATGCGATGGCTTCGTACCGCATCGACAAGCACATGAACCTGCAGTTGAACGTGCAGAACCTGTTCGACAAGAAGTACTACAACCAGGCGTATGCATCCCACTACGCATCGCTCGCACCGGGGCGCGCTGCGATCCTGACGCTGGGTATCCGGTACTGA
- a CDS encoding enoyl-CoA hydratase/isomerase family protein, with protein sequence MSTDPELLIEQRDQALWLTIQREDRRNAINGAVLEALMAALADASRNTAVRAVVLTGAGTRAFCAGADLQSGQSFRFDYSQPHQGLADLFRQARRCTVPLIARVNGACMAGGMGLLAMCDMAVASRSAMFGLPEVKVGLFPAQVLAVLQHQLPRRLLNELCLTGEPMSADRALAAGLINEVAEPEALDAAVDALLARLLDKSPSAIRRGLYTLKQVEHLSFEQAMAFTESQIGLFALTEDAQEGQAAFREKRAPNWTGR encoded by the coding sequence GTGAGCACGGACCCGGAACTCCTCATCGAGCAGCGCGACCAGGCGCTGTGGTTGACCATTCAGCGCGAAGATCGCCGCAACGCGATCAACGGCGCGGTGCTTGAAGCACTGATGGCAGCGCTGGCCGATGCCAGCCGCAACACCGCGGTGCGTGCCGTGGTGCTGACCGGCGCTGGCACGCGCGCCTTCTGTGCCGGGGCTGATCTGCAGAGCGGCCAATCTTTCCGCTTTGACTATTCCCAGCCGCACCAGGGCCTGGCGGATCTGTTTCGGCAGGCGCGCCGCTGCACCGTGCCGCTCATCGCACGGGTGAATGGCGCATGCATGGCCGGTGGCATGGGTTTGCTGGCGATGTGCGACATGGCGGTGGCCAGCCGTAGCGCCATGTTTGGGCTGCCTGAGGTGAAGGTCGGACTGTTCCCGGCGCAGGTGTTGGCCGTGTTGCAACATCAGCTGCCGCGTCGTCTGCTCAACGAGCTGTGTCTGACCGGCGAGCCTATGAGCGCAGACCGTGCCCTCGCCGCCGGCCTGATCAACGAAGTGGCCGAACCCGAAGCGCTCGATGCCGCTGTCGATGCGCTGCTCGCGCGGCTGCTCGACAAATCGCCGTCGGCCATCCGGCGCGGGTTGTACACGCTCAAGCAGGTTGAGCATCTGAGCTTCGAGCAGGCGATGGCCTTTACCGAAAGCCAGATCGGTCTGTTTGCCTTGACCGAGGACGCGCAGGAAGGTCAGGCCGCCTTTCGCGAGAAGCGCGCCCCCAACTGGACGGGCCGCTGA
- a CDS encoding acyclic terpene utilization AtuA family protein, translated as MRKDTVSIGGASGFWGDSVTGPMQLVASGRIDFLVFDFLAELTMSLLASARMKNAELGYATDFVSVAMRAVLKDALAQNIRIIANAGGVNPRGCAAALQALADELGVSVRIAVVEGDDVMPLLPALRDEGVRELQSGRPLPHKVVSANAYLGALPIKAALDAGAQVVITGRCVDSAVTLGALMHSFGWAVDDYDRLAAGSLAGHILECGCQGAGGLHTDWEAVPDWAHSGYPIVECGADGSFIVTKPEGTGGLVTPATVGEQLLYEIGDPARYVLPDVVCDFTQVTMTQAGEHRVEVHGAHGIAPTPDYKVSATYADGYRATGQLTIVGVDADRKAHRTAEAILERTRGLFHKLGLPDYSATHIETLGSAYLFGPHQPEVPRFESVMWLAVAHPNKQALELFAREIAPAGTSWAPGTTGAGGRPSVVPAVKQYAFLIDKARVQPRVTLLGGESFDVAVPTGGAPLEASTAATMTAALPTGPTREVPLIELAYARSGDKGDTSNIGVIARRPEDLPLLRAQLTEDAVAAYLAHVARGRVTRYDLPGIHALNFVCERALGGGGMASLRNDPLGKGMAQVLLTMPVRVPVDHP; from the coding sequence ATGCGTAAAGACACGGTTTCCATCGGTGGCGCCAGCGGCTTTTGGGGCGACAGCGTGACCGGGCCGATGCAGCTGGTCGCCTCCGGCCGCATCGACTTCCTCGTCTTCGATTTCCTAGCCGAACTGACCATGTCGCTGCTGGCCAGCGCGCGCATGAAGAACGCGGAGCTGGGTTATGCGACCGACTTCGTGAGCGTGGCGATGCGCGCGGTGCTCAAGGACGCGCTGGCGCAGAACATCCGCATCATCGCCAACGCGGGCGGCGTGAACCCGCGCGGTTGTGCCGCCGCTCTGCAAGCCCTGGCCGATGAGCTGGGTGTGAGCGTGCGCATTGCCGTGGTGGAAGGCGATGACGTGATGCCGCTGCTGCCCGCGCTGCGCGACGAAGGCGTGCGCGAGCTGCAAAGCGGCCGCCCGCTGCCCCACAAGGTGGTAAGCGCCAATGCGTACCTGGGTGCGTTGCCGATCAAGGCGGCGCTCGATGCGGGCGCGCAGGTGGTCATCACAGGCCGATGTGTCGACAGCGCGGTCACGCTCGGTGCGTTGATGCACAGCTTTGGCTGGGCCGTGGATGACTACGACCGCCTCGCCGCCGGCAGCCTCGCCGGACACATCCTCGAATGCGGCTGCCAAGGCGCCGGTGGCCTGCATACCGATTGGGAAGCCGTGCCCGACTGGGCGCACAGCGGCTACCCCATCGTCGAGTGCGGGGCTGACGGCAGCTTCATCGTCACCAAGCCGGAAGGCACCGGCGGGCTGGTGACGCCCGCCACCGTGGGTGAGCAGTTGCTGTACGAGATCGGCGACCCCGCGCGCTATGTGCTGCCCGATGTCGTCTGCGATTTCACGCAGGTGACGATGACGCAGGCCGGCGAGCATCGCGTGGAAGTGCACGGCGCTCATGGCATTGCACCCACGCCCGACTACAAGGTGAGCGCTACCTACGCTGACGGCTACCGCGCCACCGGCCAGCTCACCATCGTCGGCGTCGACGCGGACCGCAAGGCGCACCGCACGGCGGAAGCGATTTTGGAGCGCACGCGCGGCCTGTTCCACAAGCTCGGTCTGCCGGACTACAGCGCCACGCACATCGAGACGCTCGGTTCGGCCTATCTGTTCGGCCCGCATCAACCCGAGGTGCCACGCTTTGAATCGGTGATGTGGCTGGCGGTGGCGCATCCGAACAAGCAAGCATTGGAGTTGTTCGCCCGCGAGATCGCACCGGCCGGCACATCCTGGGCACCCGGCACGACGGGGGCCGGTGGGCGGCCGAGCGTTGTACCCGCCGTCAAGCAATACGCTTTCCTGATCGACAAGGCGCGCGTGCAGCCACGTGTGACGTTGCTGGGCGGTGAGAGCTTCGATGTTGCGGTGCCGACGGGCGGTGCGCCATTGGAAGCCTCAACCGCCGCGACGATGACGGCAGCACTGCCGACCGGCCCGACGCGCGAAGTCCCGCTCATCGAACTCGCCTACGCCCGCAGCGGTGACAAGGGCGACACCTCCAACATCGGCGTGATCGCCCGCCGGCCGGAAGACCTGCCGCTGTTGCGCGCACAGTTGACCGAAGACGCCGTCGCCGCCTATCTCGCACACGTCGCGCGTGGCCGCGTGACCCGCTACGACCTGCCGGGCATTCACGCACTCAACTTCGTCTGCGAGCGGGCGCTGGGCGGTGGTGGCATGGCGTCTCTGCGCAACGATCCGCTGGGCAAGGGCATGGCGCAGGTGCTGCTGACGATGCCGGTGCGCGTGCCGGTCGATCATCCTTAA
- a CDS encoding acyl-CoA dehydrogenase family protein: protein MYTGLLTSVLFNAEHDTFRETVRRFVDKAVLPNIDAWEEAETFPRELYRKAAELGLLGIGFPEEYGGTPADLFLELAMIEELTRAASGGLLASLFSHTIGAPPIVAGGSAELKSRVLPDILSGEKISALAITEPLGGSDVANLTTRAVRDGDHYIVNGSKIFITSGMRADYLTVAVRTGGPGAGGISVLLVDGDTPGLSRTPLKKMGWWCSDTAQLHFDNCRVPVGNLLGAENRGFELVMRNFNHERLALAMQAYGLARTCLAEAVEWASQRETFGKRLVQHQVARQKLVAMATRIEATRALLEDLMRRMQAGESPVAQLCMLKNFATQSLQFCADTAVQLLGGMGFMRGTKSERIYREVKVYMIGGGAEEVLSDLAARQLGWV from the coding sequence ATGTACACAGGTCTGCTGACATCCGTGCTCTTCAATGCCGAGCACGACACCTTTCGTGAGACCGTGCGCCGCTTTGTCGACAAGGCGGTGTTACCGAACATCGATGCCTGGGAAGAGGCGGAAACCTTCCCGCGCGAGCTGTATCGCAAGGCAGCCGAACTGGGTTTGCTCGGCATTGGTTTTCCGGAGGAGTACGGTGGCACGCCTGCTGACCTGTTCCTTGAACTCGCGATGATCGAAGAGCTGACGCGCGCCGCCAGTGGTGGACTGCTCGCTTCGCTGTTCAGCCACACGATCGGCGCACCGCCCATCGTAGCGGGCGGTTCTGCAGAGCTGAAATCGCGCGTGCTGCCCGACATCCTCTCGGGCGAGAAGATCAGCGCGTTGGCCATCACCGAGCCGTTGGGCGGGTCGGATGTCGCCAATCTGACCACGCGTGCGGTGCGTGATGGCGATCACTACATCGTCAACGGCAGCAAGATCTTCATCACCTCCGGCATGCGCGCGGACTACCTGACCGTGGCTGTGCGCACGGGCGGCCCTGGCGCGGGTGGCATATCGGTGCTGCTCGTGGATGGCGATACGCCGGGCCTGTCGCGCACACCGCTCAAGAAGATGGGCTGGTGGTGCTCCGACACGGCGCAACTGCACTTCGACAACTGCCGCGTGCCTGTAGGCAACCTGCTCGGTGCGGAGAACCGCGGCTTCGAGCTGGTGATGCGCAACTTCAACCATGAACGTTTGGCGCTGGCGATGCAGGCCTATGGCCTCGCGCGCACGTGCCTGGCCGAAGCGGTGGAGTGGGCCAGCCAGCGCGAAACCTTCGGCAAGCGCCTCGTGCAACACCAGGTGGCGCGGCAGAAGCTGGTGGCGATGGCCACGCGCATCGAAGCCACGCGCGCATTGCTCGAGGACCTGATGCGCCGCATGCAGGCGGGCGAGTCGCCCGTCGCGCAACTGTGCATGCTCAAGAACTTCGCCACGCAGAGCCTGCAGTTCTGCGCCGACACGGCGGTGCAACTGCTCGGCGGCATGGGCTTCATGCGCGGCACGAAGTCGGAACGGATCTATCGCGAAGTGAAGGTCTACATGATCGGCGGCGGCGCGGAGGAGGTCCTGAGTGATCTCGCTGCTCGCCAGCTTGGTTGGGTTTGA
- a CDS encoding SDR family oxidoreductase, with product MYRSVFRPGLFLGQVAVVTGGGSGIGRCTAHELASLGAAVALVGRNADKLAAVRTEIVEAGGTAHAYVCNIRDEAAVQATVAQILGEHGRIDALVNNAGGQFPSPLKDISVKGWEAVVQTNLTGGFLMARECLNQAMQQRGGAIVNIVADMWGGMPNMGHSGAARAGMINFTETAAFEWAQYGVRVNAVAPGYVASSGMDAYPPWMAETIRSMPRTVPAGRFATEAEVSSAIVYLLSEAAAFITGTTLRVDGGRPNVRPGTPMPAPRHGAAPFNGFHLAATPKVLQDKETDDAGA from the coding sequence ATGTATCGCTCAGTCTTTCGACCGGGGTTGTTCCTGGGGCAAGTGGCAGTGGTGACGGGTGGTGGCAGCGGCATCGGCCGGTGCACCGCGCATGAGCTGGCATCGCTCGGCGCGGCGGTCGCGCTGGTGGGGCGTAATGCGGACAAGCTCGCCGCCGTGCGCACGGAGATCGTCGAAGCCGGCGGCACCGCGCACGCCTATGTCTGCAACATCCGCGACGAGGCTGCCGTGCAGGCGACGGTCGCGCAGATCCTCGGCGAGCACGGCCGCATCGATGCGCTGGTCAACAACGCGGGCGGGCAGTTTCCGTCGCCGCTCAAGGACATCTCCGTCAAGGGGTGGGAGGCCGTCGTGCAGACCAACCTGACCGGCGGTTTCCTGATGGCGCGCGAGTGCCTGAACCAGGCGATGCAGCAGCGCGGCGGCGCCATCGTCAACATCGTCGCTGATATGTGGGGCGGTATGCCGAACATGGGGCACTCGGGCGCGGCGCGTGCCGGCATGATCAACTTTACGGAGACGGCCGCATTCGAGTGGGCGCAGTACGGCGTGCGCGTGAATGCGGTGGCGCCGGGCTATGTGGCGTCGTCGGGCATGGACGCCTATCCGCCGTGGATGGCCGAGACCATCCGCAGCATGCCGCGCACGGTGCCGGCGGGGCGCTTTGCCACCGAGGCGGAGGTGTCGTCGGCCATCGTCTACCTGTTGTCGGAAGCGGCGGCGTTCATCACGGGCACGACGCTGCGCGTGGACGGCGGCCGCCCCAACGTGCGGCCCGGCACGCCCATGCCGGCACCGCGTCATGGCGCCGCACCGTTCAACGGCTTCCACCTGGCCGCCACGCCCAAGGTGCTGCAAGACAAGGAGACCGATGATGCCGGTGCTTGA